In Dioscorea cayenensis subsp. rotundata cultivar TDr96_F1 chromosome 11, TDr96_F1_v2_PseudoChromosome.rev07_lg8_w22 25.fasta, whole genome shotgun sequence, a single genomic region encodes these proteins:
- the LOC120271730 gene encoding secreted RxLR effector protein 161-like, with the protein MESRLKLSKLSTNPPVDATLYRSIVGSLRYLVNTRPDIAYAVGIVSRFMEGPTTQHMAAMKHILMYVSGTLNFGCHYTKIKDEKPQLVRYSDSDLAGDVDDRKSTTGVVYFLGPNLITWMSPKQKVVALSSCEAEYIAATMAACQGIWLNRLLADLMKQELSSVVLKVDNKSAISLCKNPVHHDKSKHIDT; encoded by the coding sequence ATGGAATCTAGGTTGAAGCTGAGCAAACTGAGTACAAATCCACCAGTTGATGCTACTCTATATAGGAGCATTGTTGGAAGTTTGAGGTATCTTGTTAATACAAGGCCGGACATAGCATATGCGGTCGGGATTGTAAGTCGATTCATGGAAGGTCCTACCACTCAACATATGGCCGCTATGAAGCATATACTCATGTATGTGAGTGGTACATTGAATTTTGGATGTCACTATACAAAGATAAAGGATGAGAAACCGCAGCTAGTTAGGTATAGTGATAGTGACTTAGCTGGCGATGTTGATGATCGCAAGAGTACTACTGGAGTTGTCTACTTTCTTGGTCCAAATCTAATCACTTGGATGTCACCGAAGCAGAAAGTAGTGGCACTATCATCTTGCGAGGCGGAGTATATTGCTGCAACAATGGCTGCATGTCAAGGTATATGGCTAAATCGTTTATTAGCTGATTTGATGAAGCAAGAGTTGAGCTCGGTGGTTCTTAAGGTGGACAACAAATCTGCAATTTCCCTTTGCAAAAATCCTGTCCATCATGATAAGAGCAAGCACATTGACACATGA